One genomic region from Fictibacillus marinisediminis encodes:
- a CDS encoding lactate racemase domain-containing protein yields MEIISQLLHEIPLPKMMRVKQVFHAPVLEDTAEEVRKTLKDTGLLSRISPGDRVAIAVGSRGVADLPILVRETAAAVESVGGSPFIVPAMGSHGGATAEGQQEVLEQLGVTEASTGAPILSSMEVVQTGTLPNGLPVYTDKHAYEADKVIVINRIKPHTAFRGPVESGLMKMITIGLGKQKGAEAAHAYSFKHMAEHVPEMAKIVLSKVPVIFGLGTIENAYDRPAKIVAVPAEELEQTEPGLLLEAKQLMPKIMFDPIDVLIVDEIGKDISGDGMDPNITGRYATPYAFGGPKVSRIAVLGLTEKTHGNANGIGMADMTTRALVDSIHWEKGYANALTSTVINVIKVPMVLESEEMAIQAAIKTCNAYDLTKARVVRIKNTLELEHIWISESLMEEAAGQKEIEVLTEPAAMNIAGEKG; encoded by the coding sequence ATGGAAATCATATCACAGCTTCTTCATGAAATACCCTTGCCAAAGATGATGAGAGTAAAGCAGGTCTTCCATGCCCCTGTGCTGGAAGACACAGCGGAGGAGGTTCGGAAAACCCTTAAGGATACAGGCCTTTTATCGAGAATATCTCCGGGAGACCGGGTAGCCATTGCGGTAGGAAGCCGGGGAGTTGCCGACCTTCCCATCCTTGTCAGGGAGACAGCAGCAGCGGTTGAATCCGTTGGAGGCTCTCCATTCATTGTTCCTGCCATGGGAAGCCATGGCGGAGCGACCGCTGAAGGGCAGCAGGAGGTTCTCGAACAGCTTGGTGTAACGGAAGCGTCAACAGGTGCACCGATCCTGTCGAGCATGGAAGTCGTGCAGACCGGCACTCTGCCAAACGGACTTCCGGTGTATACCGATAAACATGCCTATGAAGCAGATAAGGTTATCGTCATTAACCGGATCAAGCCTCATACTGCGTTTCGCGGTCCTGTCGAGAGCGGACTGATGAAGATGATCACGATCGGCCTTGGAAAGCAAAAAGGAGCAGAAGCCGCCCATGCCTACAGTTTTAAGCACATGGCCGAGCATGTTCCTGAGATGGCCAAGATCGTCCTCTCCAAGGTTCCTGTCATTTTTGGGCTTGGAACGATTGAAAATGCCTATGACCGTCCCGCCAAAATCGTGGCGGTTCCAGCCGAAGAACTCGAACAGACGGAGCCCGGCCTCTTGCTCGAAGCCAAGCAGCTTATGCCAAAGATCATGTTTGATCCGATCGATGTGCTGATCGTCGACGAGATCGGAAAAGACATTTCGGGTGACGGAATGGATCCAAACATTACAGGAAGATATGCTACCCCGTATGCTTTTGGCGGACCTAAAGTGTCCAGGATTGCCGTACTCGGCCTGACAGAGAAGACGCATGGAAACGCAAACGGAATAGGCATGGCGGACATGACGACAAGAGCATTGGTTGACAGTATCCATTGGGAAAAAGGGTATGCCAATGCCTTAACGAGTACGGTAATCAACGTCATCAAAGTGCCGATGGTTCTCGAAAGTGAGGAAATGGCGATCCAAGCGGCCATTAAAACCTGCAATGCGTATGATCTTACAAAAGCCAGGGTCGTCCGCATTAAAAATACGCTTGAATTAGAGCATATCTGGATCTCGGAAAGCCTGATGGAGGAAGCGGCGGGACAAAAGGAAATAGAAGTGCTGACTGAACCGGCGGCAATGAATATAGCTGGCGAAAAAGGGTGA
- a CDS encoding TRAP transporter substrate-binding protein: protein MKKWVKKLAIGIVIPGILVLGGCGASKSGGTASGSGKSGIHQRTIKAGIGLNEDHPEGQGMIKFKELVEKKSGGKMKVQNFFSATLGDDQKMTEALQGGLQEVTVPSTSPLVGMIKEYGIFDFPFVFNTEEEAYAVLDGKVGQELLKKLPEHGLVGLGYWENGFRNLTNSKHPVKTAADFKGLKIRTMQNEVHLDAFKQLGANPSPMAFSEVFTALEGKTVDGQENPLATIKSSKYDEVQSYLSMTKHVYTPFVFLVSKKFWDGLSKEEQKIMKDSAVEAGKYQRDLNRKENEKALKDLEKAGMKVNEVSDAEKEKMKEIIKPVTDKYAKKFGEDLVKQMMGEVDKVRNQ from the coding sequence ATGAAAAAATGGGTGAAAAAGCTGGCGATAGGGATTGTCATTCCGGGGATATTGGTTCTAGGGGGCTGCGGTGCTTCCAAATCGGGGGGAACAGCTTCGGGTTCGGGGAAGAGCGGGATTCATCAGCGGACGATCAAAGCAGGAATCGGTTTGAATGAAGATCATCCTGAAGGACAAGGAATGATTAAGTTCAAAGAGCTTGTGGAGAAGAAGAGCGGCGGGAAAATGAAAGTCCAAAACTTCTTCAGTGCCACGCTTGGCGATGATCAGAAGATGACAGAAGCCTTGCAGGGCGGTCTTCAGGAGGTTACGGTTCCTTCTACGTCTCCGCTTGTTGGAATGATCAAGGAATACGGCATTTTTGATTTCCCTTTCGTATTTAATACAGAGGAAGAGGCTTATGCTGTCCTTGATGGAAAAGTGGGACAGGAGCTTTTGAAAAAACTGCCTGAGCACGGTCTGGTTGGACTCGGATACTGGGAGAACGGCTTCCGTAACCTGACGAACAGTAAACATCCGGTGAAAACCGCGGCAGACTTTAAAGGGCTGAAAATCAGAACGATGCAAAACGAGGTTCACCTGGATGCCTTTAAACAGCTGGGTGCCAATCCTTCACCAATGGCTTTTTCAGAAGTGTTTACCGCCTTGGAAGGTAAAACGGTAGATGGCCAGGAAAACCCTCTCGCAACCATTAAATCAAGCAAATACGATGAAGTTCAGTCTTACTTAAGCATGACAAAGCACGTCTACACACCGTTTGTTTTTCTCGTCAGCAAAAAATTCTGGGACGGGCTGTCTAAAGAAGAACAGAAGATCATGAAGGATTCTGCGGTGGAAGCCGGTAAATACCAGCGCGACTTAAACCGTAAAGAAAATGAAAAAGCGCTGAAAGATCTTGAAAAAGCAGGCATGAAGGTCAATGAAGTATCTGATGCTGAAAAAGAAAAGATGAAAGAAATCATCAAGCCGGTGACCGATAAATACGCCAAGAAGTTTGGAGAAGACCTGGTCAAACAAATGATGGGCGAAGTAGACAAAGTAAGAAACCAATAA
- a CDS encoding C-terminal binding protein, which produces MSKFKVVVTDWEYDDLRFEEAVFHQYPEIELIAAQCRTEEEVIEACWDADALINQYAPLSKSVIEKLGKCKVITRYGVGVNTIDLEAATAKGICVANVPDYCMDEVADHALALLLSAKRKVVAANQNVKKGLWDFKVTQPIHRLRGQVLGLVGFGKIPQSLAEKVKPLGFKVVAYDPYYPVGEAEKKGVQLASLEELCRISDVISVHAPLTEGTRGMINDSLFSVMKSTALLINTSRGPVVDEQDLIDALESGEIGGAALDVIEDEPISVSHPFLSMENVIITPHVAWYSEEAAKEMRTKAALGAVDVLICKEFPKYLVNVQVKEQSQLKSSQPENRYVMS; this is translated from the coding sequence ATGAGCAAGTTTAAAGTTGTGGTAACAGACTGGGAATATGATGATCTGCGGTTTGAAGAAGCCGTTTTTCATCAATATCCCGAAATAGAACTGATTGCGGCTCAGTGCCGTACAGAGGAAGAGGTCATTGAGGCCTGTTGGGATGCGGACGCATTAATTAATCAGTACGCGCCTCTCAGCAAATCCGTTATTGAGAAGCTCGGAAAATGCAAAGTCATCACCCGTTATGGAGTGGGTGTCAACACGATTGACCTGGAAGCGGCAACAGCGAAGGGAATCTGTGTCGCCAATGTGCCGGATTATTGCATGGATGAAGTGGCTGACCACGCGCTTGCCCTTCTGCTTTCTGCGAAACGTAAAGTCGTGGCCGCCAACCAAAACGTGAAGAAGGGGCTGTGGGATTTTAAAGTCACCCAGCCGATCCACCGGCTGCGCGGACAGGTGCTCGGACTTGTGGGCTTCGGAAAAATCCCACAAAGCCTCGCGGAAAAGGTCAAGCCTCTAGGGTTTAAGGTGGTGGCTTATGATCCGTATTATCCTGTGGGAGAAGCTGAGAAAAAAGGTGTCCAGCTCGCAAGCCTTGAGGAACTATGCCGGATATCAGACGTCATCTCTGTGCACGCTCCATTGACCGAGGGAACAAGAGGAATGATCAATGACTCACTGTTCTCTGTGATGAAAAGCACCGCTCTTCTGATCAACACTTCAAGGGGCCCGGTTGTGGATGAACAAGACTTAATTGATGCATTGGAATCAGGGGAAATCGGCGGGGCGGCTCTGGACGTGATTGAGGATGAACCGATTTCCGTCAGCCACCCGTTCCTCTCCATGGAGAATGTGATTATTACACCGCATGTCGCCTGGTATTCCGAGGAAGCGGCGAAGGAGATGAGAACGAAAGCTGCGCTCGGAGCAGTGGATGTGCTGATCTGCAAGGAATTTCCGAAGTATCTCGTCAATGTTCAAGTCAAAGAGCAATCGCAGCTTAAGTCCAGTCAGCCTGAAAACCGTTATGTGATGAGTTAG
- a CDS encoding TRAP transporter large permease subunit, producing MIGVFIGSLLGTMALGMPIAFALLLSGVALMFFLGIFDSQIIAQNLINGADNFPLMAIPFFMLAGEAMNAGGLSQRIVQMAMSMVGHIRGGLGYVAIIASVLFASLSGSAVADTAALGAILIPMMVKSGYDINRSSGLIASGGIIAPIIPPSIGFIIFGVTSGVSITKLFMAGIVPGVMLAVGLCVSWAIVAHKDKVQVQPRNSMKEILISVRKGFWALLLPVIIIGGLRGGIFTPTEAAVVAAVYALFVGLVIYRELKVSELFTILVRAAKMTSVVMFLVAAALVSSWLITVANLPAQVIGLLEPLMGHPLLILLMINLLVILIGTAMDMTPTILILTPVLMPVIQQAGIDPVYFGVLFIINNAIGLLTPPVGTVLNVVCGISKISMEDIMKGIWPFLLVEVVVLILLILFPSLVMVPLGWFT from the coding sequence ATGATTGGAGTGTTTATAGGGTCTCTCCTTGGAACGATGGCACTTGGTATGCCTATAGCGTTTGCTCTGCTGTTAAGCGGGGTTGCTCTTATGTTCTTTCTCGGTATCTTCGACAGTCAGATCATCGCGCAAAATTTAATCAACGGAGCAGACAATTTTCCATTGATGGCCATCCCATTTTTTATGCTGGCTGGTGAAGCCATGAATGCCGGCGGTCTCTCTCAGCGTATCGTCCAGATGGCCATGTCCATGGTCGGACATATCAGAGGCGGCCTTGGTTATGTAGCCATCATTGCTAGTGTCTTGTTTGCAAGTCTTTCTGGCTCCGCTGTAGCAGATACAGCTGCACTGGGAGCCATCTTGATCCCGATGATGGTGAAGAGCGGCTACGATATTAACCGTTCGAGCGGTCTTATTGCTTCTGGGGGGATCATTGCTCCGATTATCCCGCCGAGTATTGGCTTTATCATATTCGGGGTCACGAGCGGTGTCTCCATCACTAAACTTTTCATGGCTGGGATTGTACCTGGCGTGATGCTGGCAGTGGGGCTTTGTGTGTCATGGGCCATTGTTGCCCACAAGGATAAGGTGCAGGTTCAGCCTCGTAATTCCATGAAAGAGATTTTGATTTCTGTCAGAAAAGGGTTCTGGGCTCTTTTATTGCCGGTCATTATTATCGGCGGCCTGCGCGGAGGAATCTTCACACCGACTGAAGCGGCGGTAGTTGCGGCAGTTTATGCGCTGTTCGTCGGATTGGTGATCTACCGCGAACTGAAGGTGTCTGAGCTCTTTACCATCTTGGTAAGGGCGGCCAAGATGACGAGTGTTGTCATGTTTCTTGTGGCGGCAGCACTTGTATCCTCATGGCTGATTACGGTAGCCAATCTGCCTGCTCAAGTCATTGGACTGCTCGAGCCGCTTATGGGTCATCCCCTGCTCATACTGCTCATGATCAACCTGTTAGTCATTCTGATCGGAACGGCTATGGATATGACACCAACGATTCTTATCCTTACCCCTGTTTTAATGCCTGTTATTCAGCAAGCGGGAATTGACCCGGTTTATTTCGGAGTTCTGTTTATTATCAATAATGCCATCGGTCTCCTGACTCCTCCGGTAGGTACAGTATTGAACGTAGTATGCGGAATCAGCAAGATCAGTATGGAAGACATTATGAAAGGAATATGGCCGTTTCTCCTGGTGGAAGTGGTCGTGCTGATCCTGCTGATATTATTCCCGTCCCTTGTCATGGTTCCGCTTGGATGGTTTACCTGA
- a CDS encoding TRAP transporter small permease yields the protein MEKVSRFLEKMLNIFMAAALGLMVILVFGNVILRYLFNSGITWSEEMSRYLFVWLTFLGAIGAFKSKEHLGVDMLVRRLPRGAKKAVLVVSDLLMLFVLFLVMEGSWKMTVINMDSKAPATGLPLSFVYGTGILVSLAMGLILINNLYKVLFNKLKDEDLILISDSEELVDYQEGNLGKEEKQA from the coding sequence ATGGAGAAGGTCTCAAGGTTCTTGGAAAAAATGCTGAATATTTTTATGGCCGCAGCACTGGGGTTAATGGTCATTCTTGTATTTGGAAACGTGATATTGCGCTACCTTTTCAACTCAGGAATTACATGGTCAGAGGAGATGTCGCGTTACTTATTTGTCTGGCTGACATTTCTTGGAGCCATTGGTGCTTTTAAAAGCAAGGAACACCTTGGAGTGGACATGCTGGTCAGGCGGCTGCCCAGGGGAGCAAAGAAAGCTGTCCTTGTGGTCAGTGATCTGCTTATGCTGTTTGTTCTCTTTCTGGTGATGGAAGGAAGCTGGAAGATGACCGTTATCAATATGGACAGTAAAGCACCTGCTACAGGCCTGCCGCTTTCGTTCGTTTATGGAACGGGGATTTTAGTCAGTTTAGCCATGGGGTTAATACTTATCAACAATCTGTATAAAGTTCTGTTCAACAAGCTAAAGGATGAAGATCTGATCTTAATCAGTGATTCAGAAGAATTGGTAGATTATCAGGAAGGCAATTTAGGAAAGGAGGAAAAACAAGCATGA
- a CDS encoding TRAP transporter substrate-binding protein, translating to MKLKKSLGILMGTALLSSVLLTGCGSQSSSSSSGEKTKTIKIANYFAKDHPQNVALREKFKPMVEKESGGTLKVQIYDNSTLGAEKEFYDGVRNGTIEMGIPGLIMQSDIEKMAVPEWPFLFKDYEHVKKVLNGPIGKELTEDLEKKHGVKPLAWSANGFRMFSSNRTLQSMDDLKGLRMRMPNIPNYIKLGKLLGMNVTPMPISEVFSALEQKVVDGQDNPVATLRASGWYEVQSNVLESKHMFSPNIYIINSKFFNGLSKKQQKIIEKASKTAADYEFDLMEKSYDADKKFLSGKKVKFTTPDAAFEKKMEDSAKPMYDEFYKQYDWAEDLVKRIKAEQ from the coding sequence ATGAAATTGAAAAAAAGTTTAGGGATTTTAATGGGCACAGCTTTATTATCGTCCGTATTATTAACAGGCTGCGGCAGCCAGTCTTCGTCTTCCTCCTCAGGAGAAAAGACAAAGACAATCAAAATAGCCAACTATTTTGCAAAAGACCATCCTCAGAACGTAGCGCTGAGAGAAAAGTTCAAGCCGATGGTAGAAAAGGAATCGGGAGGTACGCTGAAGGTTCAGATCTATGACAACAGCACGCTTGGTGCTGAAAAGGAATTTTATGACGGTGTACGAAACGGAACGATTGAAATGGGGATACCCGGTCTGATCATGCAGTCCGACATTGAGAAGATGGCAGTGCCTGAGTGGCCGTTTCTGTTTAAGGATTATGAGCATGTCAAGAAGGTGCTGAACGGGCCAATTGGCAAGGAGCTTACGGAAGACCTGGAAAAGAAGCATGGAGTGAAGCCGCTGGCATGGAGCGCGAATGGGTTCAGGATGTTCTCCAGTAACAGGACGCTTCAAAGCATGGATGATCTTAAGGGATTGAGGATGAGAATGCCAAACATCCCTAACTATATCAAGCTTGGGAAGCTGCTGGGAATGAATGTAACACCAATGCCGATTTCTGAAGTGTTTTCTGCTCTCGAACAAAAAGTGGTGGATGGCCAGGATAACCCGGTAGCTACTTTGCGGGCGTCCGGCTGGTATGAGGTTCAGAGTAATGTACTGGAATCCAAGCACATGTTCAGTCCGAATATTTACATCATCAACAGCAAATTTTTCAATGGACTGTCCAAGAAACAGCAAAAAATCATTGAAAAAGCATCCAAAACCGCTGCTGATTATGAATTTGATCTGATGGAAAAAAGCTATGATGCTGATAAAAAGTTCCTGTCAGGGAAAAAGGTGAAATTTACAACACCTGATGCAGCATTTGAGAAGAAAATGGAAGATTCAGCAAAGCCAATGTACGACGAATTCTACAAGCAGTATGACTGGGCCGAGGATCTCGTTAAAAGGATAAAAGCTGAACAATAA
- a CDS encoding LarC family nickel insertion protein — MKQLYLDCQYGISGDMTLSALIDLGADLAYITGHLKSLPIDPFSMAVKRVNKRGISSNLLDLQFTEAELAAVGAQADSDHHHEHDHGHEEEGHSHHHAHSHQGHSHSRGHSLSHGHSHHHVHTHHHHDHEHRKASTILEMIETSDLPLRVKDRSRRVFEVIAEAEGKIHGMDPREVHFHEVGAMDSIIDIIGVCLALESLEVDRITASPVPTGHGKVKMAHGLYPIPAPATAEILRGVPLEDFHVRGELTTPTGAGFLKALADDYGYMPALAIDRIGYGAGRKDFEHPNVLRAILFEL, encoded by the coding sequence ATGAAACAGCTCTATCTTGATTGCCAGTATGGTATTTCGGGTGACATGACCTTGTCTGCGCTCATTGACCTGGGGGCAGATCTTGCTTATATTACCGGGCATCTAAAGAGCTTGCCGATCGATCCGTTTTCTATGGCAGTAAAGCGGGTCAATAAGAGGGGGATTTCCTCCAACCTGCTGGACCTTCAGTTTACGGAAGCTGAATTGGCGGCTGTAGGGGCACAAGCTGACTCAGACCATCACCATGAACACGATCATGGACATGAAGAAGAGGGCCATTCCCACCATCATGCCCACTCTCATCAGGGGCATTCGCACAGCCGCGGGCATTCGCTCAGCCACGGCCATTCCCATCATCACGTACATACTCACCATCATCATGACCATGAACATCGAAAAGCATCCACCATTTTAGAGATGATTGAAACGAGTGATCTGCCTTTACGGGTAAAAGACAGGAGCAGAAGGGTCTTTGAAGTGATCGCCGAGGCAGAAGGAAAGATTCATGGGATGGATCCGAGAGAGGTTCATTTTCATGAAGTCGGTGCGATGGACTCTATTATTGATATTATTGGCGTGTGCCTTGCCCTTGAAAGTCTTGAGGTTGATAGAATAACAGCTTCTCCGGTACCAACAGGACACGGGAAAGTGAAGATGGCTCACGGGCTCTATCCGATTCCTGCTCCTGCTACTGCAGAAATCCTGAGAGGGGTTCCTCTTGAAGATTTTCATGTAAGAGGTGAATTAACGACACCTACTGGGGCTGGCTTTCTAAAGGCATTGGCAGATGATTATGGCTATATGCCTGCCCTTGCGATCGATAGGATCGGTTATGGTGCCGGCCGGAAAGACTTCGAACATCCGAACGTGCTGCGTGCTATTTTATTTGAGTTGTAG
- the larB gene encoding nickel pincer cofactor biosynthesis protein LarB → MKKFEDLGFSKVDLDRETRTGYPEVIYGEGKTAEQIRQIMKTLIETHGKVMVTRLSEEKAEILTEAYPDARYHAVSRILLYGSPREKYGGDVMVLCAGTSDLPVAEEAAVTADWMGCKVNRLYDVGVAGIDRLLAYREEIKKASVLIVVAGMEGALPSVVGGMVQRPVIAVPTSVGYGAHLQGLTPLLAMLTSCASGMSVVNIDNGFGAAYQAALILKLATEGVHHETALS, encoded by the coding sequence ATGAAAAAGTTTGAAGACTTAGGCTTCAGTAAAGTGGATCTTGATCGTGAGACGCGGACGGGCTATCCTGAAGTGATTTATGGAGAAGGGAAGACGGCGGAACAAATCCGGCAGATCATGAAAACCCTCATTGAGACCCATGGCAAGGTGATGGTGACGAGGCTTTCAGAAGAAAAAGCAGAGATCTTGACAGAGGCGTACCCTGACGCACGTTATCACGCCGTCTCACGTATTTTGCTCTATGGTTCACCGAGGGAAAAATACGGCGGTGATGTGATGGTTCTATGCGCCGGAACATCGGATCTTCCTGTTGCTGAAGAAGCAGCAGTCACGGCGGACTGGATGGGCTGCAAGGTGAACCGCCTGTATGATGTCGGAGTCGCAGGTATCGACCGTCTGCTTGCTTATCGCGAGGAAATTAAAAAGGCCAGTGTGCTGATTGTCGTGGCGGGTATGGAAGGAGCGTTGCCCAGTGTTGTAGGAGGTATGGTTCAGCGGCCAGTCATTGCTGTTCCGACCTCTGTCGGCTATGGCGCTCATCTGCAAGGACTGACACCGCTTCTCGCCATGCTGACTTCCTGTGCCTCAGGGATGAGTGTCGTCAATATAGATAACGGATTTGGGGCTGCCTACCAAGCTGCGCTGATTCTTAAACTTGCCACAGAGGGGGTTCATCATGAAACAGCTCTATCTTGA
- the larE gene encoding ATP-dependent sacrificial sulfur transferase LarE yields the protein MLQAKYEKLQEILTGMKTVVVAFSGGVDSTFLLKVALDTLGTENVLAVTADSETYPFEELEEAKRFAAILGARHQIIETSELSIPGYSENTSNRCYFCKKSLFEHLIPIMHEHGYENIAFGLIADDMGEHRPGTRAAREYNIRGPIQEADLYKSEIRELSQEMGLPTWDKPSFACLSSRIAYGEEITMEKLRKIDRSEQAIRALGIRQVRVRTHGDMARIEVEPHEMQRLLQHHEEITSKLQEFGYSYVTMDLTGYKSGSMNKVLAETKTT from the coding sequence TTGCTGCAGGCTAAGTATGAGAAACTGCAAGAGATTCTAACCGGGATGAAGACAGTTGTTGTTGCTTTTTCAGGAGGGGTCGACAGTACCTTCCTGCTGAAAGTGGCTCTTGATACACTTGGCACTGAAAACGTGCTTGCGGTGACCGCCGACAGTGAAACCTATCCGTTTGAGGAGCTGGAGGAGGCCAAACGTTTTGCCGCCATTCTCGGTGCCAGGCACCAGATCATTGAAACGTCAGAACTGAGCATTCCAGGCTACTCTGAGAATACCTCCAACCGCTGTTATTTTTGTAAAAAGAGCCTGTTTGAGCATTTGATACCGATCATGCATGAGCACGGCTATGAGAATATTGCGTTCGGTCTTATTGCCGATGATATGGGTGAACACCGGCCGGGCACTAGAGCAGCAAGAGAATATAACATACGGGGTCCGATTCAGGAAGCGGACCTGTATAAGAGCGAAATCCGTGAGCTTTCTCAAGAGATGGGTCTGCCCACCTGGGATAAGCCTTCTTTCGCCTGCCTTTCATCACGGATTGCATATGGCGAAGAGATTACGATGGAAAAACTCCGGAAGATCGACCGTTCAGAGCAGGCCATCCGTGCGCTCGGCATCCGCCAGGTGAGAGTGCGTACTCACGGCGACATGGCACGGATCGAAGTGGAGCCTCATGAGATGCAGCGGCTTCTTCAGCATCATGAGGAGATTACCTCCAAGCTGCAGGAGTTCGGCTATTCCTATGTGACGATGGATCTTACCGGCTATAAGAGCGGGAGCATGAACAAAGTCCTTGCCGAAACAAAAACGACGTGA
- the larA gene encoding nickel-dependent lactate racemase — MESTLLYGKEGLTLHLPDSAFIVEPNNLPGLENDEQALMEALRHPIGTPPLKEMVKASDKVAIVISDITRPTPNDKLVPLLIRELEHVPLENFVIINGTGTHRDQTREEFVQMLGEWVVDNVRIINNQCHDKDSLVNLGRSQFGCDVYLNKEYAEADFRIVTGFIEPHFFAGFSGGPKGIMPGIAGIETIMTFHNARMIGDPRSTWGNMEDNPVQEMTREINRMCKPHFMLNVTLNREKEITNVFAGELYEAHDQGCAFAKEHAMIQCEERFDVVITSNSGYPLDQNLYQAVKGMSAAHKIVKEGGTIIIASECSDGLPDHGNYSKIFQFAQTPQALLDLINDPEFKMFDQWQVQKQAVTQVWADVYVYSKLSDEQVKGAILKPTHDIEETLEELKEKYGQDMTVAVLPLGPLTIPYVEERRDPIAAG, encoded by the coding sequence ATGGAATCGACCTTGTTATATGGAAAAGAAGGGCTGACGCTTCATTTGCCTGATTCCGCTTTTATCGTGGAACCCAACAATTTGCCGGGACTTGAAAATGATGAGCAGGCTTTAATGGAGGCACTGCGGCATCCGATCGGTACACCTCCATTAAAGGAGATGGTAAAAGCATCAGATAAAGTGGCGATTGTCATCAGTGACATTACGAGACCAACTCCGAATGACAAGCTTGTTCCTTTACTGATCAGGGAACTGGAGCATGTGCCGCTTGAGAACTTTGTCATCATTAACGGAACAGGGACGCACAGGGACCAGACGAGGGAAGAATTTGTTCAGATGCTTGGAGAATGGGTCGTGGATAATGTCAGAATCATCAACAACCAATGCCATGATAAAGACTCTCTTGTAAATTTGGGGAGAAGTCAGTTCGGTTGTGATGTGTATTTGAACAAGGAATATGCAGAAGCTGATTTCCGCATCGTTACAGGCTTTATTGAACCACACTTTTTTGCCGGTTTTTCAGGCGGTCCTAAAGGGATCATGCCTGGCATTGCCGGGATCGAGACCATCATGACGTTCCATAATGCAAGGATGATCGGAGACCCGCGTTCCACATGGGGAAACATGGAGGACAATCCTGTTCAGGAGATGACACGGGAAATCAACCGCATGTGCAAACCTCATTTCATGCTGAACGTGACGTTAAACAGGGAGAAGGAAATCACGAATGTGTTCGCCGGTGAGCTGTATGAAGCGCATGACCAAGGGTGTGCGTTTGCAAAAGAGCATGCCATGATCCAATGCGAAGAACGGTTTGATGTCGTCATTACCTCCAATTCGGGCTATCCGCTTGATCAAAATCTGTATCAGGCTGTGAAGGGGATGAGTGCTGCCCATAAGATTGTAAAAGAAGGCGGCACGATCATTATTGCTTCAGAATGTTCAGACGGATTGCCGGATCATGGAAACTATTCGAAGATCTTTCAGTTTGCCCAAACGCCTCAAGCACTGCTGGATCTGATCAATGATCCGGAGTTTAAGATGTTTGATCAATGGCAGGTGCAAAAACAGGCGGTGACCCAGGTATGGGCAGATGTGTATGTCTATTCAAAACTCTCAGATGAACAGGTTAAAGGGGCAATTCTTAAGCCTACCCATGATATCGAAGAGACGCTTGAAGAGCTGAAGGAGAAGTACGGGCAGGATATGACTGTTGCGGTATTGCCGCTCGGTCCGCTTACCATTCCCTATGTAGAAGAACGGAGGGATCCAATTGCTGCAGGCTAA